One window of the Cryptomeria japonica chromosome 7, Sugi_1.0, whole genome shotgun sequence genome contains the following:
- the LOC131048412 gene encoding uncharacterized protein LOC131048412, protein MGLIGYMISLSRCGVGLRLQCSRRQGNGFLRSDMTSHPIFSRSRLVFKWEQQSIQTSSPSPRRRTQSTFPLFKSTGLFCPSHLFQSLCLPFLLTMSRKSANNIVNNVGVAVQTDWNNRQANNSFNLNVRRMFEFVSQYDTVAKTKLTTLNDKLSSLERQMEVLEAQMTTVMTTSSQF, encoded by the exons ATGGGGCTAATTGGGTACATGATATCGTTATCTAGGTGTGGTGTTGGGTTACGTTTGCAGTGCAGTCGAAGACAAGGAAATGGATTTCTGAGGTCAGACATGACATCACACCCAATATTTTCTCGGTCAAGACTGGTCTTTAAATGGGAACAACAAAGCATTCAAACTAGCAGTCCAAGCCCAAGGCGGCGGACCCAGTCAACATTTCCCCTCTTTAAAAGTACAGGTTTATTCTGCCCTTCTCATCTCTTCCAATCTCTCTGCCTCCCATTTCTATTAACTATGTCTCGAAAATCTGCAAATAACATTGTCAATAATGTCGGTGTGGCTGTGCAGACAGACTGGAACAACAGACAAGCCAACAATTCCTTCAATTTGAATGTCAGAAGGATGTTTGAATTTGTCAGCCAATATG ATACTGTTGCCAAGACTAAGCTGACAACCTTGAATGACAAGCTGAGCAGTCTTGAAAGACAGATGGAGGTCCTTGAAGCCCAAATGACCACAGTCATGACTACTTCTAGTCAGTTTTAG